The genomic region gtccattttgctctggttattttggagatggggggtctcatgaagtatttgccagggctagcctcgaaccatgatcctcctgatctcagcctcaagtagctaggattacagatgtgagccactattcCCTGccctgtttgtttttgagatgtcaTCTTTAAATGATTTTCCAGTTGGCCTGAGACTTCTGGACTCCAGtgatccttaaatttttttttttttttttgtggtactggagctttgaactcagggcctataccttgagccactccactagctcttttttgtgatttttttttttttcaagatagggtcttgaactatttgcccagggctggcttccaaccacaattctcctgatctctgccttctgagtagctgtgattacaggtgtgagccaccggtgcccccggctatagatagatagatagatagataggtaggtagataggtagatagatagatagcaagTATTTCTTAGTTTGTCACTTGTCTTTGAACTTTATTTATGGTACCTGTTAGCACTTAgaagtttaattttttggtgtttttttggtgttattttttgtttctttgtttgagacagggtctcactattcagcccaggttggctttcatctgtggtcctcctgcttcagcaccctccgactgctgggattatagccatgaaccACCACTTGGCTTcacaagtttaaatttttttttttttaagtttattggtTCATccaaacttttcctttttggcttCTGGGGTTTTTGTCTCACTTTGGAAGATTTTTCATACTCCAGGATTATAAAAAATATCCTATAGGATTTCTTAAGACACTTTTTctggtagttctggggtttgaactcgttgcacttggtaggcagatgcctgaccacttgagctatgtccatatccctttttactttagctgttttcatatagggtctcacagttATGCCCGGGCAGGCctggacagagatcctcctgtctAGTCTTCCTgtgcagctggaatgacaggtgtgccacacaacacccagcttttattgattgagatgggctctctcaaactttttgcctggactggcctcaaaccaagatcctgcCAATCTCTGcacccaaagtagctaggattacagttgtgagtcacTACACTTGGCttgtcttgctttgtttttaggGTTAAGGCTATTAattcatcagagttgaattcTGTTTATAGGGTGAAGAAGTAATggctttttttgtcttcccaaatGGACAGTTAACTTCAGTGGTCTTTAGAAGCCTAGAGATTGggttggggcgtggctcaagcagtagagtgcctgcctagcaagtgtgacacctaagttcaaaccccagtgccaccaaaggaaaaaaagaagcctcgTGTGGGATTAATTCTTCAGTCAGCTTTGATGTCTAATTCAGGAATAGCACAGTCCTAAGAACGTGATTTGTCACATGCTTTTGTGCCTCCAACCCTACAAGAAGGGTATGAAGCTGGGCAcaggtgacacacacctgtaatcctggctacttgagaggctgagatcgagaggatcatggtttgaggctagtctaggtaaacagtttgggagaccccatccccaaaataaccacaacaaagtggactggaggtgtggcttaagtggtagagctcccgctttgcaagcatgaagccctgagtttaaatcctggtcccaccaaaaaaaaaaaaaagaaagctatgaaaagcccatttttcagatgaggacactgaggccatGGAGGGACAGAGCCTGGGCCAGATTCACACGGAAGCTCACAGATGGAGAAGGGAAGAATGAGCAGGGAGGGTAAGGGGATGGGTGGTGATCTCACCTCCAGGCGAGGACCAGTGTGCAGTCAGCCAGGATGCACATCTTAGCCAGCTCCTTGAGGGCCTGCTGAGGATCTTTCTGGAAGGGATGAAAATTAATCAGAATCAGAGGAAGACTGAAAACACGGTAACAGGGTGCCAGGAGCCTTTCAGTCAGCTCCTACTGGGTGCCCAGCCTGTGGTGGGCACTGCCAGGACCTGACAGTGACTAAGACAGCCCTGGCTCTGTCCTCCTGTGCACACAGCCTGGCCCATCCCCATACTGTGATGACCTAGAGGGGTCAGGACTGGGATGGGTGAGCCTTGGCCTGCCTGGGGGGATCAGAGAGGACTTCCtagaggaggatgaggagagaaggaagcaaaGGATGGCAGAACAGGAAATCCCAGACCTAGAGAACAGCACACGCAATGCATAGCAGGGGAAGGGTGTGAGGAACTGCACATTACTCCATATGGGATGGAGGACAGTGACTGAAAGGCAGTCCAGGCATAGTGgggcatgcctgtagtcccagcactcagagggcagaggcaggaggttcatgagTTCCAACCACCCTTGGCTGCATTAcaggaccctgtctccaaaaagaacaaaaggaagaaaagaaaacttagagATGACCCTGGAATGCTGAGGATGCCGAGTAAAACAGCTTCATGGGTCATGGAGAGAAGGAGAATTTACTCCTGGGGTGCTAGGGAGTCAtggaagcattttgagcaggggAAGGTGACATCAGATCTATGCTCTTGGAGACATTTTTGGAAGGAACAACACTGGAGGTGATGAGACCAGTAAGGAGGCAGGGACAGGGACCCAGATAGGAGAGAAGGCGGCTTGGATCTGGCAgggacattttgattttttttggagggactggggtttgaactcagggcctcacacttgcaaagcaggtgctctaccacttgagccacacctccagtccatttagctctggttatcttcaagatagggtctcacaaactatttgcctgggctagccttgaaccacgatcctcccgatctcagcctcccaagtagctaggatcacaggcgtgagccactggtgactggTAAAGGATCTCTTCCTGGAAGAGGTTCAGTGGTCCACTTCATGACCGTGAGGCTCCACactacccatttcacagatgggaatgACGAGGCCAGCTGAGGCGCGAGCTGCTTACCACGTCCACCTGCACCAACAGGACGCGCAGCGCAAAGTTCTTCCCCAGGCTCTGCAGCCGCTGGTGGATGTAATCGGGGTGGAGGTTGTGGTAGCGGAGGCTGGTGGAGGTAGGGGAGTTGGTGAATAGGGGTCTTCATGTCCTGGAGACCCCAAAAGCCCTTCTGTATCCTTACTGCAACTAGTCATGTGTCTGAGACCTACAGCCTTACCGGAGGCCCAGAaaggttaagcaacttgcccaagatcaaGGGGGGCAGCAGGGGCTGCCTGCTGCTCCAGCATGGTGGACACCCCGCTTCCTCACTGAGGAGGGTAGAGGCTTGGGCCTCAGGGGAGCAGGAGCCGGGGTACTAGAGCGGGTGGACCACAGGGGGTCAGTGAATGGCGGGAACCAGCCCCAGCCCTCTGTTCCTTTGGCCCCAGTGGATGCTGGCAGAAAGGAACATGGGGGCTGCAGAGCGGCTCACATGGTAGGACCctttcctagcaagcgtgaggccctgagttcaaaccccaataccaaaaaagcaaagaaaacaaaggggGATAGGCTGTGTCACCAGGGGACTGGGGACCTGGAAGTGTCACTTCCTCTGGCCTGACTGCAGACACCCCCGAGGTACAGAGCTAGAGTGAGATTAGACACTTCCTATTGTTCTTGATGCTCAGCAATGTCAGGGACACTGGTGACCCcatctcctccctcagacccatgGGTCCAGGCCCAACTCTTGGTGCTCTGGGTACCTCCAGACCAGGGTCCCATCCTCCAACCCAGAGTGGCACCTTGCCCAGAACCCATGAGACTCAGCCCAGAGGCCTCCCGTGGAGAGGTCTAGAGTGGCGGAAGGCCTGCGGGCCCCTGGCGCCCTCCCCGAGCGCTCACCTGAGGAAGAGGGCACAGGTGCTTTGGCCCAGCACGTAGTCAGGGATCACATCGCCAAATTCCCAGGGTACATTGCGCACGAACTTCAGCACTGGGTTGCCCCTCTGGGGACAGAAGCGAGCAGGATCAGTCACGGGAATGAGCCTGGGACCATGGGGAGGCCCTGGCTCCCCCctacctctccccaccaccccctgccCTCCACCTCTCCCCCAGTGCCTGGGTCTTTTCCAGCATCTCTCCTCTGCCTATACCTGCTCCTCCTCTGGAATGTTCCAGATGCTCTCACCTAGCTGCCCCCCCATCCCTGCTCACCTCCAGCCTGAATCACTTGTTCCTGTGATCTGATGTATCCCGCCCCCCACACAGACTGTATCCAAGCTAACCTCAACATCATCCTGGCTAGAGACCCATGCTTGACCTGCACCCTTCTCTCCCTAGCATCTCAAGTGACACTAATATCCCTCACAGATGTCTCCTTTTAAACTGCCTCACCATGGCCCAGGCTGCCAATATGCTGCCCCTTGCCCACCCTGCAGATGACAGCCAGAGGAATCTTCTTAAGAACAAACCTGCCCCATCCCTGCTCTAAGACCTGCTATGGTTCCCCAGTACCCTCAGGAGGAAGCCCACTGGTGGCTTGTGATCCTCTTCAGGCTGGCCCTGCTCAAAGGCCATTCTCTCCCAATTCCCTGGGTTGTGCTCTATCCAGAATATACTCTATaacctaaaacttaaaattttggggcaaaaaaaaaaaagtctttgggcAAGTCAAGCTCTAATCAGTGAACCTGCATTAAGGACCTACTGTGTGTCTGAGTGCTGGGGATAAAGCAGTGACCAAGACGGACCAAGATCTACAAATATTACAATACCGTAATACAGTAAGACATATATATTCAGTCTCTCCCTCTATTCAAAACACAGATCTCACCCAGCCTGgcggttcatacctgtaatcccaccccttgggaggctgaggcaggagaatcaccggtttgaggccagcctgggctacatagtgagatagtgagaccctgtctcaaaatacaaaacaaaacaacaactaaaAACTCTCTGAAACCCTGGTAAACAGAACACCAGGAGAACCTTTTGTTCTGACATTTGGTCTTTGATCCCAATTCCTGACGCAGCTCCCAAGAACCTTCAGAATTTCCTGAGCGACAGATACCATCTGACACAGGCTTCCTAAGGCCTTTGGAATTCCCTGGGACAGGagctggtttttttttggcactggaatttgaactcaggttcttgcacttgccagacaggtgctgtaccacttgagccacacccgcagctctttttgctttcaatccctgcctcctgagcagccaggattacaggcgtgagccacctcaTTCAGCTATGAggtgacttctttttttaatttcccttttgcCTTGACTGttattcttttttcagtactgggatttgaactcaagacctcacacttactaggcaagtgctttcccactcgagccactccaccagttggATTATGAGGTGACTCTTGAGGGCTCCTGAGTGGCCTCTCAATGCGGGTGCCTGGTACCCAAGAGAACGAACCACTGTATTAGAAGATGGGGACTTTCAGCCCCTTCCCCCATCTCTGGGGACAACTGGGCTCAACGCTGAGTCATCACCAATGGCCATGAAGTCATCAACCGTGCCTATGTAATGAGGCCTCCATAAACTTGGCTAAAGGACAGAGTTCAGAGAGCTTCGCCACAAGCAGACACGTGGAGGATCCTGGAGGCCGTGGCCCAGAAGGCGCCGGAAGTGCCACGCCTCTTCCCATGCACCCTGCCCTCTGCACCTGCACATCTGTGTCCCCTCCTCTGCCTCACTTATTATAGTCCTTATTAATAAACCAGTGAGGCTGCACACCTGGcagatcacacctgtaatcctagctacttgggaggctgagatcaggaagatcgaggttggAGGCCATGATGGGgtaaccatctccaaaataaccaaagcaaaatggactggaggagtggctcaagtgatagaacacctgctttgcaagtgaaaggctctgagttgaaaccctagtcccaccaaagaaaataagtaaataaataaaccagtgAACAGGGCTGGGGTGTCACTCaggtagcagagcacttgcctagcaggtatgaGGCCCTGGCACCGCcaagatataaaaaaataaaataaaaacaaaccagtaAACGAAAGTGTTTCTCTGAGTTCCCTGTGCTCTGTGAGCTACTCTGGTAAATTAACTGAACCTGAGGCGGGGGTCATGGAACCCCCATCCATAAGCCAGGGCAGGTAGGGAGCAGGTTTGGGGACTGAGCCCACCTGTGGGCTCTGATGCTATTTCCCAGTAGCAGGGACAAAACTGAGTAGATTACAGGGCACTGGACTGGGGTCTGCAGAATACCTGGTGTCTGAAGTGACATGTTGAGTGGTAAGCGACAGTAGAAGGGAAAACACAGGTTTTTCATATCCTTCAAAATTAATGTCAAGATGAACATGCAACTTCTAAGTGAGGAAGAACTGGGTTCTAATCCAAGGTGGAACGTGCTGTCATAGCTGGGGTGCTCAGAGGAGCTGGAGAAGCAAGAGGGTTTGGGGGTCGAGTCCCATAAGGCCCTGGGACATCTGGCCTGAGGTACCTGGGAGCCATGGAAGGTTACTGATTAAAGGAAGGGCAGGAtctaacttttgtttttatttattttttttctttttcttttttttctgtcttctttttttcttttttcttcctaagataaaagtttaatttttttttggcgaggggtggtggtggggatagGGGCTGATGTGACTTACTTAGCCACACCTGCAACTCaccaaagttaatttaaaaaatttttattcttatattattgttgcactgggggtacattgtgacatttgcaaaagtgcttacattatatcttagctaaattcaccccctccatcactctcctttatcccatcccccattcttagaatagtttcaacgaccaaatttaattttgaaaggattaTTTTGTTCATGGCCACCAGAATATCTAAAGTGAAAAGCCAGCGACAAATGCTAAGGAGATACAAGACTGGAACCCTCGCAGAGTGCTGGCGTGTGCAATGATGACGCATTCTGAAAAACAGgtaaagagccaggcatggtgtttcatgcctataatcccagcctctgagaagggtgaggcaggaggactgcttaCACCCAGGAGTTTGAAAGTTTGAGGAcgaaccaggcactggtggctcacaccagtcatcctagctactcaggaggcagagatcaggaggatcacggttcaaagccagcctggggaaatagttcctgagactgtatcttgaaaaacccatcaccaaaaagggctggtgaagtggctcaaggtgaaggcccagagttcaaaccccaccccccaaaaaaaacaagcttttaaaaaaaaaagttcaaagacagcttggccTGTTATATTATACTATAGTACTCACGACTTCCACTTTTTACAATATGAATACTTACAttacattgtttaattttttgtgcaAGATGtgggaattaatttttaaaaatttttttgcagcagtactgggatttgaactgagggcctcacacttgctagtcaggtgctctaccacttgagctgctccaccagccattttttgtgttgggattttttgagatagggtctcacaaactattttgctgGCCATGAACTGAAATATTCTctacctcctgattagctaggattatggctgtgagccaccaagcccaaCTGTATTTTGTTTGTGAGATGGCATCTCAGAAAGTTTGCCTTGAGtggtctggaactcatgatcctcctacctctgcttccgaagtagctgggattataggtgtgctcccCCATGCCCGGCCCACTGGGGTTCTGATGTGCACTGCTGTGTGGCTGACAGTATTGAGCATCTTCTCACAAGCCTGCGTCCTATATGACCTTCATACAATGCCACTGTCCCTGCCTACAATGCTGGTTCCATCTGTGGCAGTGACATTGCTAGTTTCCTTTCCATCACTCTCTCCCCAGAGCCCAGAACAGTATCTGGTACTGTCTGAATGTGCCTGTGGTCTAAGCACACAAACAGATCCCTGTTTAAACACACAGATGGGTTCAGTCACTTGCCCACGATCACACAGCCACTGCACGGCACAGCAGGGATTCACACTCAAGCCTGTGTGCATTCCACAGGTGGATTTGTTTCTCTGTGGTACTAGcatcgaacccagagccttgagcttgctaggcaagctctctatcacttgagccacatctctagcccttttgcttttagactgtttttcagataggctcctatacttttgccctgggctggactcaaactgagatcttccaacctctgcctcctgcttagctaggattatagacatgagctaccatACCTGACCTTGttcaatagatttttttgttgGGGACAGAAACAGAGCTGCACAACTATAATCAGAGCTACAGCAAGAAGAATTGGACCACCCTCAAACCCACATGTAATTGCcggatgaaggaatgaatgaatggcacTCTGAGAAGAAAGTGGGTAGAATTCATACCTCCTTCTACTGCCCACAGTGTAATCTTTATACCAGGGCCTCCCCCAAAGACCCCAAAgccccatctctccctcctcaccTGCCGGGGGCTCACAATGATACTGTTGGATTTTGCACCTGGTTTCAAGGCCTGGCTGAGGGTCTCTCCTGCCAGGGGTTCTGAGCTGGCAGGACGAGTGGTCCCGGCCTCTCCTGAAGGCAGGGAGACGGCATACTCAGCATAGGTCTGAGGGGCTGCCTGGGCAGAGGTTGCCATGGTCGGTGGGTTCCGTGTGGATCTGAATAGGGGCTTGGCCtgtgaggagaaagggagagtTGTAGGGGTCCCAGGCAGGGAGCACGTGAACCCCTCAGagccctgcccctcctccccatGTGCCTTTCAGAAGCAAAGCCCCAAGGACTGGGAACACAAGTCTGAATCCAGCCACATCTCCCCTCCTCTGCCTCAATCCTGGTCCTAGTCATCTTTGTCTGTCCCTTGGACCACTAGAGTCACCTTCTCACCAGCTCTCTGCCTGTTCTCCACTTAGTCAGAATGCCCCACCTCACCAGGATTGCTCCTACCTCAGAGTAAAAGCCAAAGTTGTCACCATCTAGATCcatcccctgccccctgccttcTACTACGGCCCCTTTGTGTTCTCTGCTCCAGCTCCATTGGCCTTCTCATGGCCCTCAAATTTGTCAGGCCCTCTCTGACCACAGGGCCTTTGTACCAGTTACTTCCATGCCCCCTAATGTCCTCATGACATCTCCTGCTCCCTCACCAATTTTATGTCTCTGCCAGATGTCACCTCCTCAGAAAGGTGCTCCCTTGACCTTCCTAAGTAAGGTGGCTCCTCATCATATCCCATGACCTTTGTCCCCTTTCTTTTACTACATAGCACAtagcctgggttggctttgaactgtgatcctcctgacctcagcctcccaaatatgtATGATAACAGGCATGAACCCCCAGTGCCCGTCCATTTCTTAAGTGTCAGCCACAGAATCCAGTATTGAAAAACCAGAGCACTGGCCATATAAAACTGTGGGGCTGCCCCTAGCTGCCAGTTTGCTCTTTCTTACAACCACCGTGCCATGACATTTTACagacggggaaactgaggcttgtaCGGACAAAGGGCTGATTTCCCAAGGTGACCCAGGCCTCAATTCTAGCCCACAAAATGCCCACAAGGCCTCTTCCGGCTCTCCTTCCTTCCAACGGTCTCCCCCCATCCAGCGCCACCCAATGGTCCCCCATCTTCTCGTCCTACCCCCGCAGGAGGGACCTCATCTTCGTCCAGCGGGATGATGAATTTCTTCCTCGTGGGGGGCCCTGCAGGCTGTGGTACCCCCTCTTCGCCTTTCTCAGGGTCCATCAGGGGCCTAGGAGGGAAGATGGGGTGGTAGGAGGTAGTGAGGCATTGGTGAATGCATTCCCATTCTCCCAGCAGGTACCCCTATTCCCAGGAATCCCCTGCGCCCCAAAAATCCCGAGTTCCATGGAGTCAAGCCCCCACCACCCAGCGCCCAAAGCTCTGAACAGCATGCCCCATGGTCACGCCCCCTGGGCTGACCCCGCCCCTTAGTGGTCCACGCCCCAGTTAGCTCCGCCCCTCCTAGGTCTCGCGTTCTATTCACTCCGCCCCCACGGTCCCAGACAGCCGTTGGCCAGGCCCCAGGGCTCGCACCTGGATGCCCTCCCTTCCCctcatcttggttgtttctcaGTCACTGCAGTGATTGGCTACTGCGGCTGCCAATCACCATGCACCGTCTCCACCTCCCGCCCCTCTCCGTCCTACATCGGGGGTCCCAGCACCGCCAGGACTCACCTACTACTCACTTCCCCGcccgaaggaaaaaaaaaataccacggGGATTCGAGACGGCCCACCACCAGCGCGCCCAGCGCGGCCCCTCGCTCTCACACTTCCGGCCGCTCTAGCCCTCGACCCGCCTCGCTGCTCCCCAGTCGAGGATAGCGCATAGAGAGGAGCCCTCCTTCCTTGTTCTCTATGATCCTGGAGGACCGTGGAGGTTGGCTGCGGAGAGAGGCTGGGAGTACCGGCCGGAGGCTCTCCAGTGCCAAACGGTGCAATTCCAGAGCCCCATCGAGGCGCTTCCTGTGTTCGGGGCCCCCTTAGGGCTCAGTGGGAAAGACACGGCGGGAGATCAAATTAGGTCCCCGCTTTTTGGAGTACTTGTCCTGTGTCCCCATTCGCTCATTCATTCCCTACAAGCTTCTGTGGCTTTCCCGCGCTGTGCGGGACGCTGCTAGTGACACAGTAGTGACCAAGGACAGCCATGCGTGGGCATCCGGGGGTTTACAGTCGTGGGAGAGGAAAGACAGACAGATTTCCAAACAATGACACCCAGAGTGGGCAGGGCTGGAAGGGGACACTCCAGCAGGCGGTGGCCCCGGGTGGAGGGAGCGCCTGGCCCAACCTGGGAGTCACgaggggcttcctggaggaggggacACCGGAGACCAGACCTGGCTGATGACAGGATTAGTCATTTCCTGAAGCGATGGAATCACACTGTTCTGACTTACAGCTCTCTGCTTACTAAAGGAAATTGAACGTCTTTTTGTGAGTTTAATGGCCTGACATAGTTTGTGTGCAGTGAGTGGCTTGCTCATTtcctttgtccatttctttacaaATGGGCAATGCAATTAaacattcttttcaaataaaacatGAGCGGGATATGAGCCTTTTTTATTGGCATGAATTTCTAGGAGCACTTTTTGGATTCCCATTGTCATTGTTCAGTCAGTCCACATATTACAAATGTTCCCTTCCTGGTTTGTACTTgatattttcactttgttttgagGTTCTTAGTGCTTATTTGCAAGTATTTGTTAATCGAATCCGTGACTTTTGCTATTGGTGTATTAAGAGACCAGCCATATATAATATTTACacgttttacatatatatatgtatatatatatatttactgcaggtttatatatatgtagttcaaggttttatatatatgtgtgtgtatataatatatacattttttttggcggtactgtgatttaaactcagggtctcacacttactaggaaggtgctctaccacctaagctaCGCCCCCATTCCCTTTTTTTgggttcagtttatttttcagatggggtctcctgcttttgccagggccagcctccaGCTAAcattctcctatctccacctcccaagtagctgggactacagacgtgAGTCACTGTGCCAAGCCCacgattttcctttttttacttcCTGTTGGAgtaccttctcttttttttcttcaggtaCCAGAACTTGgtaagcttcatgcttgctaggcaggtgctctaccagttgagccactccaccaacccatctttttttgagacaggatctccctgtgtagcccagattGTTCTCAAACTCCTAATTGTCCTACATCAGACTCTGCTGAgattattgtttttcttacaaagttagaaacttgggctggcagagtggctcagggggTTGAGTGCCtgccccagtgctgaaaaaacaaaaaacaaagttagGAACTCCTAACTTCTGGGACACCTCTGAGAAGCCTCTGACCCTGAAGATTCTCCTTCCAGTCTCTTCAGTAGGTTAGGAGAAAAGTGCTCTTGAAAGAGCAACTCACTTCTCAGCTTGTCAGTTTGTCTATCTCTAAAATGGGTAGAACAGGACACTTGCTGAGGGAATGAAATAAGTTAATATGTATGAGGATATTTGACCTATAATTGGTACACAGTAGAGGGTATACTGGGGGTTGTCGAATAAGTAGCCAAGGCAAGGCAGctatgactcatgcctgtaatcctagctacttgggagactaaacttgagaggatcgaggttcgaatcCAACACAGGCAAATACTTctagaaaccccatctccaaaatacccagagctaACTCGaccggaggagtggctcaagcaatagaatacctgctttgcaagcacgaagccctgagttcaaactctagtcccacccaaacataaataaataaataaaagtagccCTGTGCGGCCTCCCCAGGACCAGAGGGAGCTACTGAGCCGTGCATTGTGTGAATGAACAAAGGACAGAAGCCCAGCCCTAAGACAAGCAACTTCAcccctgtgagcctcagtttcctcatctgccatGGCTGAGATTGCGAGAATTCAGTAAGACCACAGTGCATCCCAGGATGGGATATCTGCGCACTTATGTGCCAGCCACTGCACTAGGCACTGGGGACAGAGTCCCGGCCAGGACCCGCCTTACCCTGGGCTAAGACCCCCTCCTTGCCTAAGCATCATTAGCTCATTTGACAGATGGGGAAACGCAGGCCCCAGCGACGTGGAGAAGGACCGGGGAAATGCGTCTCCGAGCCCAGGGGCGGAGGCCATGTCAGCTAGGCCAAGTTGGGTAGAAGGGCGTGACTCAGTTTCTCCAGGTGGGAGGAATAGAATCTCCAGCCCTGAACCTGCAAGTCCTGCATCTTCCGCTAGGGGGCGCCGGCACCCCGGGAGAAGCCTGGGCACATGGGGCGCCCGGGTCCCCAAAAACAAGAACCCTGGGGACAGAAAGGACCCGCGCCTCGGTCCCCGCCCCGGCCGGGGTCCCCGCCGCGCGCGGAGGATGTGACAGAGTCGGCTTGCTTTAGCGGAGGGCGGAAAACGTCCTCGGTTCCTCATCATTTCCAAGTTCGGTCTCCGCGCTCCACTTGGGCCTCGAACCTTCGAGCCTGCTCGTGGGCTGCGGGTTCGAATCCTCGCGCTGTCCACACTCGGGTTCCCCAAGGTGGTCCAACTTAGGTCCCCTTTGCACAACcccctccaaaagaaaaagagttggGGTTCTGATCGGGGCAATGGCCGTGGGGGCGCAGTGACCAGGCCAGTGTCCCCACCCGCCTCTAAACTTAGCCGCGGTGACGCGCGGCCGGCCATCGCGGCGGGCCGGGGACGCAGGGAGCCCGGGCACAGG from Castor canadensis chromosome 16, mCasCan1.hap1v2, whole genome shotgun sequence harbors:
- the Ercc1 gene encoding DNA excision repair protein ERCC-1, producing MDPEKGEEGVPQPAGPPTRKKFIIPLDEDEVPPAGAKPLFRSTRNPPTMATSAQAAPQTYAEYAVSLPSGEAGTTRPASSEPLAGETLSQALKPGAKSNSIIVSPRQRGNPVLKFVRNVPWEFGDVIPDYVLGQSTCALFLSLRYHNLHPDYIHQRLQSLGKNFALRVLLVQVDVKDPQQALKELAKMCILADCTLVLAWSPEEAGRYLETYKAYEQKPADLLMEKLEQDFLSRATECLTTVKSVNKTDSQTLLATFGSLEQLMGASREDLALCPGLGPQKARRLFDVLHEPFLKVPR